In Pseudoclavibacter sp. Marseille-Q3772, the sequence GCGATGCGCAAGTTCCTGGCCACAGTCGAGTTCCAAGGCGAGGTCGTTATTGGTGAGGGTGAAAAAGACGAAGCGCCGATGCTGTTCAACGGTGAAATCGTCGGTAACGGCACCGGGCCGCTGTGCGATATCGCAGTCGACCCGATTGACGGAACGAGCCTGACGGCAGCGGGCCGTCAGAACGCACTCAGCGTGATTGCCGTTGCCGACCGAGGCACCATGTACAACCCCAAAGAGGTGTTCTACATGGAGAAGATCGTCACCGGTCCCGCAGGTAAGGGCGTCATCGACCTTGAACGCCCGATCGGAGACAACATTCGCGGGCTCGCCGAAGCGCTCGGCAAAACTGTTGAGGACATGAACATCGCAGTGCTCGACCGTCCTCGCCACGAACAGCTCATTCACGACATCCGCGAATCGGGCGCCGGTACTGAGTTGCTGCTGGATGGCGATGTTGCCGGTGGTATCAACGCTGCGCTGCAGAACGGTCGCATCGACATGTGCGTCGGCATCGGTGGCACCCCGGAGGGCATCATCACCGCCTGTGCCATCAAGGGACTCGACGGCGTCATGCAGGGTCGCCTGTACCCGCGCAATGATGAAGAACGCTCGAACGCCATTAACGCGGGCCACGACCTCGACCGCGTGCTCACGGCCGATGACCTCGTCCGCACCGACAACACCTTCTTCGTGTGTACCGGTGTCACCGACGGTGGTCTGGTGAAGGGCGTCGACCGTGAACGCGATCGCATCACCACCGACTCGGTCGTGCTGCGTGCACGTTCGGGTACCTTCCGTCGCGTGACCGCAGTCCACCGCGTCTCGAAGTGGCTCGACGAAGACTAAGCATTCGCATCCGACGACTCATTTGACGCACTGTGCCCCGGCTCATTCAGCTCGGGCGCAGTGGTCGTTTTCGGTGCGTGCTCGATCGGTTGTGGGGATGTGAGCGGTTTCGCGGTTGCGTCGATATCAGCGAGTTTTCGTGCTGTCGGGTACAGGCGCGTATCGATCGAGCCGATGAGTTTGTTGTAGGCGTCTACGGAGGTACCGAGTTTCTTACCGAGATTGTTGAGGTGTTCGCCCACCGTCGCGAACCGTCGATACAGCTCGTTGGAGAGCTGCAGCACTTCGGCAGCGGACTCACTCACCCGCTCCTGCTGCCATGCCGAGGCCACCGAGCGCAGCACCGTCCACAGGGTGACCGGGGACGCGATTGCCACACCGCGTTCGAATGCGTAGTCGAGTAGTGATGTATCGGTGTTCAACGCTGTGGACACTGCGGCTTCGCTTGGGATGTACGCGATGACGAAGCGTGCCGACCCGGGAACGGAACTCGCATAGTCACGCGATTGCAGTGCATCCACATGTTTTCGAACTGCCTTGGCGTGCTCGCTCAAAAGCGATGCGCGCCTTGCCGAGGCTTCTTCAGTGGTGCCGGTGATTCGCATGGCATCGAGAAAGTACGACATTGGCGCTTTCGCATCGAGGATGAGGTGGTGTTCTCCCGGTAGGTGCACGATCGCATCGGGGCGCTGCTGGGAGCCGCTGGTGTCGGTCACGGTGACCTGCGTGTCGAAATCGACGTGGTCGACCATTCCCGCGGATTCCAGCAGGTTGCGCAGTTGCGCTTCACCCCAGTTACCGCGCGTGGTGTTCGCCCGCATTGCCGAGGCAAGCTGGGCGGTGGCATCGCGCAGTTCACGGTCGGATGCGGCCTGGATGCGGAGCTGTTCCGAGAGGCGTCCGTGCAATTCGTGGCGTTCTTGCTCGAGCGTGGCAACGGTGTTGCGCATAGTGGTCAGCTCACTGCGCATCGGCTGTAGCTCGCGCAAGAGTTGGGCTTGGGACTGTTGTTGTCGTTGCTGTGATTGTTCTGACAGTGCGGAATTTGCACGCAGTTCTGCCAGGCGCCCCTCAGCGACCGCCGCGCGAGCGTTGGCATCGGCCGTACGAGCACGTGCGAATAGGGCACCGAGGACAATGCCGATCGCGGCGCCGAGTGCGAAAGCGAGTATTACCCACAAGTTCTCCATGAGCTCATGTTCGCATGACCCTCCGACATCGAATGGTGTCGGAGGGATGCTGCGGGCGAGCGGGTACTGGTTTGTCGCGGTGCCGTTCCACCTGCCAGTGTCAGCGAAGGTGGCGACCATCCGGGCGAACAACTCCGGGTTCTGCGCGCTCCACGGGTGGATCATCCGCGGCGCGTATCCGTCATACGCCACGCCGGAAATACACAGCCACCGCACGAGTTCAGGGTGGCGGCTGGCGAGGTGGAGCGCGGTGAAGCCGCCCGTCGATAGGCCAACGACATGTGCTTTGCCGTCATGTGCCTCGTTGCGAGTAAGTTCGGCGATGTCGTCAGCGGCTGCGGGTAAGCCTGGCCAATCTTCATTCGCAGCCCGGTCGCCGTACCCGGGAAGATCGGGCATCAATAGGTGGCGGTCGGGTTTCCCGGTCTGGGGGATGGTTTCGGTTTCGATTGCCCCGTCGTCGGCGAGCCGTGCGAGTGCGCGGTACACCTGTGAGCGATCGACGTGCCAGAAATGTACGATCGATCGATCGTGCGAGATCGTAACCGCTCATCGGTTGGATATTGAGGAGTCCGAGTAGGGCGTGTTTCAGTTCCACACCCATAGTGCAATCTTGTGACTCCTGATGTTTTTGAAGCCGAGAATTCAGCTACACTGGCTAAAGTTGTATAGTTAACCCCCCCCGACGTGTCCACTTTCCGGGGTTCAGGCCCTACCCGCCTTCCATACATAAGGGATGAGCAATGCAATCAGACGTCATCATTATCGGCGGTGGCTTTGCCGGCACCGCCGCTGCCATCACCTTGGCCCGCGCTAACCGGAGTGTTCAGGTTATCGATTCCGGCACTCCCCGCAATCGCTTCAGCGAACATTCCCACGGCATCCTCGGCCTCGATGGCGTGGCTCCCACCGAGCTGCTCAAACGCGGCCACGCGGAGGTTAAAAAATTCGGCGGAACCATTACCCATGCCACGGTGGAGAGCCTTTCCCAACCTTCCGAGCAAGCCTCATGGCAAATAAGACTCGCCGATGGCGCACTTTTAGAATCTCGCCATGTCCTCGTTGCTACTGGTCTCACAGACAAGCTCCCTGAGGTCCCCGGCCTCAGCAACCTGTGGGGCTCACGAGTCTTTCACTGCCCCTACTGCCACGGCCACGAGGTCAAGGGAAAGAAGGTGGCGCTAATTGGCGGCGCGAATCCACCCTTTACTATCCACATTAGCAAACTTCTTTCTAAGTGGACGAGCGCTCTGACCTTCTACCCCAACGGCCTTGAGCTCACCGAGCTTGACCGCACCCAGCTCGCCGGATTGGGCGTAGAGATAAACGATGCGAAGGTGACACAAGTCCAGCCAGATCAGGCATCGCCAACCGGCGTGGAAGTACACAGCGCCGATGGAGTAAACATCTACGAAGCATGCTTTACTGGGCCCGATTTTCTGCCCAACGATGCACTGTTGCGGGATGCCGGTTGCGAATCGGCCAATGGCTGGGTCTGGACCGAGCGTGGTCAAACTTCGGTATCGCGCCTCTGGGCAGCAGGCAATGTAATCAGCTCGCCGGATCAGGTTTCCCAAGCAATGGGTAGCGGTGCCGCCGTAGGCATTGCTATCGACCAGTGCATGCTTGATGAGGACTTAGCCAAACTTTAGGGATATGCGACAGAAAGTGTGTCTGTGTGGGTGGGGTCCACGCAGGTGAAGAGGTAAAAACGGGGTGTTTATAATCCTCACAGCGATATAAGCGCCTAGGCAACGGTCAATCCACGATCCGATGCGGAGTCTGTGGTAGGCGTGCGTGTTGTCTTAGGGCAATGAAGAAAAAACGGCACCACGACCAAAGGCACAACTCGATGGCGTTGCACTTCACCGACGTGCGGGGCATCCACGACAAAGACCCGTCCAGACCGTCAACTATCCGCAGATTTCAGCACCTTCATCGACTGCATCTGCGGCGGTGCCTCAGTAACGCAAGTCGCTGCTAGCCACAACATCAGCCGGCGCAGTTTGGAACGACGGTTCCACACCTTCTGGTTCATCGACATCCCCCACCACATAGACAGCTTCCGCATCTACGACCAGATATTTATAGACGGAACCTACACCGGATCCGGATGCCTTCTGATTGCAGCCACACGCTTTCACGTCCTGAACTGGGTATGGGCCACACACGAAACCGCACAGGCCTACCAGCAACTACTTCAACCACTCCAGCCACCAAATGGGGGTCAGGTCCACTGAGCAAATAGGTGTGTAAGCAACTATGATTCTTGCTGCGCTATCTCAACCGGCCGAAGCCGCGCCGACGCCGGCGCTTTGGCGCCTGAGGTGGCGGCACCGGATCCGCATCCGGAATGGCAGCTGATTCGAGCCAGTTCGCGTACTGCTCCCACCGGTCGCTCGCATCCTGACCGACGCCGAATGCATCCGCGATCGAAACTGACGCCGAAAGCAGCGATTCATCCGCATTGCGCTGCTTCGCGAGCGCCTCGCGCGTGCGAGTGCCGGGCACTTCGGGGAGGAGTTCGTGCTCGCGCAGCCCGTCAATCAGCGCATTCACCCGATTGAGGTATTCCGGGTGGCCACCGGCGATTCGGCGACGTCGCGATGCGAGCTCTCGCACTGCGACACCCGCAGCGGGATTCTCGGACTTTGCGAACTCGAGCAGACGCGCATCCGCATCAACATAGTCACTGCGTGAGAGCGCATTGAGGTACTCCGCGGCCTCGCTGCCACCGGCTTCAACCTCTTCGATGTCACCGACCAGGTCAGCAAAGCGTTCGGCGGCCGCCTGTGAGCTGGTGCCCGCTAGGAGTTCACAGCTTGCGTGCCAAGAAGCAGGCATCGTGCCCGGGTCGGTCTGCGCAGTCGGTACGGTGTCGAGCGGCTGAGCCTCACCCCAGTATGAGAGCAGGGTTTGCTGGACCGGTGGCAGATCTGGGGTTGCCTTTGCTGCGGCAACGAGGAGATCATCGGCGATCAGCTCGGCAGCATGGGTATCACCGGCACCCGCGCGAATAACGACTTCCTGGGTGCGTTCCAGCAGTAGCCGTCGGGTTGACAGGTACGTTTCGCCACTGTCATTCGGGGCGAGGATGCGGCATGCTCGCGCCGCATCTGCCGGCAAGGACTGTCCGTCGCCGTCCTCCGCCCACATCCGCAGCGCTTGGAGGGCCCTTGCGCCGAACACGCGAGTCAACTGCCGCGACGGCGTGCGCACGGCGCAGCGCCACGCAAGCTCCTCCGGGAAGACCTCGTCCCACTCCGCGGCGATGTATTCGAGCGCCCGACCGTCATCGAAAGCATCGCCGAGGATCACCGCAAGCCCGGCATTGGCGTCTCGAGCGTCGGTGTCGCGAATGCGGTTCCAGCGCGACAGCGCGGCTCGATAGGCGCCATCGCCACCGTCGGCAATGATGTCGATACCGATTCCGGCAGCTTCAAGCGAGTCGGGCTGGTCGAGGAGTTGTTGCCATCGGGGAGTGTTGGTCACGCGGGATCCTTATCGATTGCAAGGGGAAGCAGGGTTTCGGCGGGTTCGAGCTACCAACCGCCGTATGCAGCGATGTCGTCGTCGTGCACGGCGCCGCCGGCGACATCATCGATCGCGGCGAGGAGGCGGTCGATTCCGTTAGCAAGTTCCGCCTCGGCGATGGTGAGGGCGGGAGTAAGTTCGATGACGTTATCGCCGACCACATAGGCGACCGCGCCGAGCTCCCAAGCGCGGTAGGCGACCTTCGCGCCGATACTCGCATCGCTGCCGCTCGCATCCGCACTGCCTGACAGCGCGATACCGCGCAGCAAACCGCGGCCACGAAGCTCATGCACCAGCCGTGCTCCGGGTCGGTCACCGGCGCTGTATTCGCGCAGCGCGCGATCCAATTGTTCGGCGCGCTGCGTGACATTCTCGCGAAGCGCCGCGCTGGTCACCTCATCGAGTACTGCAGTTGCTGCAGCAGCGGCGATATCGGCGCCGGCCGTGGTCAGCAGGACCGATGCGGAAGGGGCATCAAGAATGCCGTCACCGGCGACGGCCGCGCTGACCGAAAGTCCACCTCCGAGCGATTTGCCGAGCGTGACGATATCCGGCGTGATTTGCTCGTGTTGGAACGCAAACAGTGTGCCGGTGCGTGCAAGTCCGGCTTTCACTTCGTCTACGATCAGCAGCGCGTTCGCTCGGTCGCACGCCTCGCGCAGGAGTGTGAGCAAGCCGCTCGGGGGAGTGCGCACACCGCCGTCGCACTGCAGCGCCTCAACGATCACCGCGGCAACATCTCCCGCGCCGAGGGTCGCGTCGAGCTGAGCGCGTAGCCCATCGAGGTCCTCTTGCGTGCTGGGGTAGGGGAGCACGGTTGCAACTTCGTTCCCATCTGCGTCGATCGCGATACCCGAGGACAGCTGGGCAATACCGAAGCCACCGTGGTAGCTCTGGTCAAAGGTCAGGATGCGTGAACGGCCGGTGTGGTGGCGCGCCGCGCGGATCGCGACATCATTCGCATCCGTACCAGCAAGCCCGAGGTAGGCCTTCGGTTTCTTGCCGTGAACGGGGGTGAGTTCGGTGAGGAGCGTCGCCAGTTTCGTGCTGCGTGCCGTTGCCGTAGATAGCACCGAGCACGCGGGAGCTGCGGTAGCCGCATCCTGAATCGCCTGCGTGATCCTCGGGTTCCCGAGCCCAAGCCCCGTCGCGGTCCA encodes:
- the glpX gene encoding class II fructose-bisphosphatase → MEHPDRNLAMELVRATEAAAIRAVPWIGRGNKNAADGAAVDAMRKFLATVEFQGEVVIGEGEKDEAPMLFNGEIVGNGTGPLCDIAVDPIDGTSLTAAGRQNALSVIAVADRGTMYNPKEVFYMEKIVTGPAGKGVIDLERPIGDNIRGLAEALGKTVEDMNIAVLDRPRHEQLIHDIRESGAGTELLLDGDVAGGINAALQNGRIDMCVGIGGTPEGIITACAIKGLDGVMQGRLYPRNDEERSNAINAGHDLDRVLTADDLVRTDNTFFVCTGVTDGGLVKGVDRERDRITTDSVVLRARSGTFRRVTAVHRVSKWLDED
- the rmuC gene encoding DNA recombination protein RmuC; amino-acid sequence: MYRALARLADDGAIETETIPQTGKPDRHLLMPDLPGYGDRAANEDWPGLPAAADDIAELTRNEAHDGKAHVVGLSTGGFTALHLASRHPELVRWLCISGVAYDGYAPRMIHPWSAQNPELFARMVATFADTGRWNGTATNQYPLARSIPPTPFDVGGSCEHELMENLWVILAFALGAAIGIVLGALFARARTADANARAAVAEGRLAELRANSALSEQSQQRQQQSQAQLLRELQPMRSELTTMRNTVATLEQERHELHGRLSEQLRIQAASDRELRDATAQLASAMRANTTRGNWGEAQLRNLLESAGMVDHVDFDTQVTVTDTSGSQQRPDAIVHLPGEHHLILDAKAPMSYFLDAMRITGTTEEASARRASLLSEHAKAVRKHVDALQSRDYASSVPGSARFVIAYIPSEAAVSTALNTDTSLLDYAFERGVAIASPVTLWTVLRSVASAWQQERVSESAAEVLQLSNELYRRFATVGEHLNNLGKKLGTSVDAYNKLIGSIDTRLYPTARKLADIDATAKPLTSPQPIEHAPKTTTAPELNEPGHSASNESSDANA
- a CDS encoding NAD(P)/FAD-dependent oxidoreductase; the protein is MQSDVIIIGGGFAGTAAAITLARANRSVQVIDSGTPRNRFSEHSHGILGLDGVAPTELLKRGHAEVKKFGGTITHATVESLSQPSEQASWQIRLADGALLESRHVLVATGLTDKLPEVPGLSNLWGSRVFHCPYCHGHEVKGKKVALIGGANPPFTIHISKLLSKWTSALTFYPNGLELTELDRTQLAGLGVEINDAKVTQVQPDQASPTGVEVHSADGVNIYEACFTGPDFLPNDALLRDAGCESANGWVWTERGQTSVSRLWAAGNVISSPDQVSQAMGSGAAVGIAIDQCMLDEDLAKL
- a CDS encoding aspartate aminotransferase family protein; amino-acid sequence: MTSPSGPIREISAAERELELDAYAADQAVVAGVEQLRFFPLAITHGSGSTLTTASGRECIDLSASWTATGLGLGNPRITQAIQDAATAAPACSVLSTATARSTKLATLLTELTPVHGKKPKAYLGLAGTDANDVAIRAARHHTGRSRILTFDQSYHGGFGIAQLSSGIAIDADGNEVATVLPYPSTQEDLDGLRAQLDATLGAGDVAAVIVEALQCDGGVRTPPSGLLTLLREACDRANALLIVDEVKAGLARTGTLFAFQHEQITPDIVTLGKSLGGGLSVSAAVAGDGILDAPSASVLLTTAGADIAAAAATAVLDEVTSAALRENVTQRAEQLDRALREYSAGDRPGARLVHELRGRGLLRGIALSGSADASGSDASIGAKVAYRAWELGAVAYVVGDNVIELTPALTIAEAELANGIDRLLAAIDDVAGGAVHDDDIAAYGGW